The following proteins are co-located in the Moraxella nasovis genome:
- a CDS encoding NfeD family protein, whose protein sequence is MAIQAWHWLVFGLVLCLLEIFVPTFFLLWFGLSAILVALIAWVLSPSMSVLVVLWLIVSVLLLWLIVSVLLCATWFAFFKPKMTNKTTAGLGGSSIIGDTGVIINAQGHLGVVQFAVPKLGSRQWECQSDEILMVGDGVQITQIIGNKLIVQKHLIEKTSYQNHA, encoded by the coding sequence AAGCTTGGCATTGGCTCGTTTTTGGGTTGGTGCTTTGCCTATTAGAGATATTCGTACCCACCTTTTTCTTGCTGTGGTTTGGGCTGTCGGCGATATTGGTGGCACTCATCGCATGGGTATTATCCCCATCAATGTCTGTCTTAGTTGTCTTGTGGCTTATTGTTTCTGTACTGCTCTTGTGGCTTATTGTTTCTGTACTGCTTTGTGCTACTTGGTTTGCATTCTTTAAACCCAAGATGACAAATAAAACCACGGCAGGGCTTGGGGGTAGCAGTATTATTGGTGATACAGGGGTCATCATCAATGCACAAGGTCATTTGGGCGTGGTGCAATTTGCCGTGCCAAAACTTGGGTCAAGGCAGTGGGAATGCCAAAGCGATGAGATATTGATGGTGGGTGATGGTGTACAAATCACTCAAATCATCGGCAATAAACTGATTGTACAAAAACATCTTATTGAAAAAACATCTTATCAAAACCACGCTTGA
- a CDS encoding SPFH domain-containing protein, producing MILGQFIATNVILVVLVIFTIFTIFKGVRLVPQGYKWVVQRLGKYHRTLEPGLNFIIPFVDTVSYKVTTKDIVLDIPSQEVITKDNVVIIANAVAYISIIRPEHAVYGIENYQYGIQNLVQTSLRSIVGEMDLDNALSSRDQIKAQLKHAISDDIADWGITLKTVEIQDIKPSTTMQLAMEEQAAAERQRRATVTRADGQKQAAILEADGRLEASRRDAEAQVVLARGSEESIRLISQAMDGKEMPVIYLLGEQYIKAMNEMAQSTNAKTIVIPADIVNTVKGLVGDKLK from the coding sequence ATGATATTAGGACAATTCATCGCAACGAATGTGATATTGGTTGTGCTCGTGATTTTTACTATTTTTACCATATTTAAGGGCGTGCGTCTTGTGCCACAAGGCTACAAATGGGTTGTCCAACGACTTGGCAAATACCATCGCACCTTAGAACCCGGTCTTAATTTCATCATTCCTTTTGTGGATACGGTGTCATATAAAGTTACCACCAAAGACATCGTATTAGACATTCCTAGCCAAGAAGTCATCACCAAAGACAACGTGGTCATCATCGCCAATGCCGTCGCCTACATCAGCATTATCCGCCCAGAACATGCGGTCTATGGGATAGAAAACTATCAGTACGGCATTCAAAATCTGGTACAAACATCACTACGCTCCATTGTCGGTGAGATGGATTTGGATAACGCCTTATCTAGCCGTGATCAAATCAAAGCACAGCTAAAACACGCCATCTCAGATGACATTGCCGATTGGGGCATCACCCTAAAAACCGTAGAAATCCAAGACATCAAACCATCAACCACCATGCAGTTGGCGATGGAAGAGCAAGCAGCGGCTGAACGACAACGCCGTGCCACCGTAACTCGTGCCGATGGTCAAAAACAAGCAGCAATCTTAGAAGCAGATGGACGACTTGAAGCATCTCGCCGTGATGCCGAAGCCCAAGTGGTGCTTGCTCGTGGCTCAGAAGAATCTATCCGCCTTATCAGTCAAGCTATGGACGGCAAAGAAATGCCTGTCATCTATTTGCTTGGCGAACAATACATCAAGGCAATGAATGAGATGGCTCAATCAACCAACGCCAAAACCATCGTCATACCAGCAGACATTGTCAATACCGTCAAAGGTTTGGTTGGCGATAAGCTAAAATAA
- a CDS encoding AMP-binding protein, producing MNHCHFTTPASRPWVQTYAKYGLDIDLKIPSHVHSLIDVFEEAFAKHGNHVAFSCMGASMTYKQLDLYSRQMAAYLQSLGLTKGDKVAVMMPNILQYPIAMIAIIRAGLTLVNVNPLYTPRELEHQLKDSGASVLFIVENFAHTFEKVQDKSGIKHVIVATLGDMLGIKGFLVNTVVRHVKKMVPKWQIPNHISFKDALDSVSASRYQRPNPSLDDIAVLQYTGGTTGVAKGAMLSHANLVCNIEQCMTFVTKVFADDDDAHHQYIATALPLYHIFSFTVSMLGMKMGFAMLLITNPRDLAAVTKDFAKYKPAFFPAVNTLFNALANHEGFKALDHSNLKLSLGGGMSVLPSTANLWKNLTGNEIIEGYGLSETSPVLTLNPPGGYTGKIGIPFPSTDIILLGDDECEVPLGEAGEICAKGPQVMAGYHNRPDETTKSMTKDGYFRTGDIGVMDDDGFIKIVDRKKDMILVSGFNVYPNEVEECIAGHAKVLECGVIGVDDSHSGEAVKVFIVKKDSSLTEEEIKAWAKEHLTGYKRPRFIEFIDELPKSNVGKILRKDLRVLEDSKQQGGQ from the coding sequence ATGAATCATTGCCACTTTACCACCCCTGCCAGTCGCCCTTGGGTTCAAACTTATGCCAAATATGGATTGGACATTGATTTGAAGATACCAAGCCATGTTCATTCTTTGATTGATGTTTTTGAAGAAGCGTTCGCCAAGCATGGCAATCATGTGGCATTTAGCTGTATGGGTGCGTCCATGACCTACAAACAGCTGGATTTGTACAGCAGACAGATGGCGGCTTATTTACAGTCGCTTGGGCTGACCAAGGGCGATAAAGTGGCGGTGATGATGCCAAATATTTTGCAATATCCCATCGCCATGATTGCCATCATCAGAGCAGGGCTGACGCTCGTTAATGTCAATCCGTTATACACCCCAAGAGAGCTTGAACATCAGCTCAAAGACAGTGGTGCCAGCGTGCTGTTTATTGTGGAGAATTTCGCCCATACTTTTGAAAAAGTGCAAGACAAAAGCGGTATTAAACACGTGATTGTGGCGACACTGGGCGATATGCTCGGCATAAAAGGATTTTTGGTAAATACAGTGGTGCGTCATGTCAAAAAAATGGTGCCAAAATGGCAAATCCCCAATCATATCAGCTTTAAAGATGCCTTAGACAGTGTGTCTGCCAGTCGCTACCAAAGACCAAACCCAAGCCTTGATGATATTGCTGTGTTGCAGTACACAGGTGGCACGACAGGTGTGGCAAAAGGGGCGATGTTAAGCCACGCCAATTTGGTGTGTAATATTGAGCAGTGCATGACCTTTGTTACCAAAGTATTCGCCGATGATGATGACGCTCATCATCAATACATTGCCACAGCATTGCCTTTGTATCATATTTTTTCATTTACCGTCTCTATGCTTGGCATGAAAATGGGTTTTGCCATGCTACTTATCACCAACCCCAGAGATTTGGCGGCGGTAACCAAAGACTTTGCTAAATATAAGCCAGCATTTTTCCCTGCGGTCAATACCTTATTTAACGCCTTGGCAAATCACGAAGGCTTTAAGGCACTAGACCACAGCAACCTAAAACTGTCGTTGGGTGGCGGTATGTCTGTACTGCCAAGCACCGCCAATCTTTGGAAAAATCTGACAGGCAACGAGATTATTGAAGGCTATGGCTTATCTGAGACATCGCCTGTACTCACGCTCAATCCACCGGGGGGTTACACGGGTAAAATTGGCATTCCTTTTCCATCAACGGACATCATCTTATTGGGTGATGACGAATGCGAAGTGCCACTTGGCGAAGCAGGCGAGATTTGTGCCAAAGGCCCACAGGTGATGGCAGGCTATCATAATCGCCCAGACGAAACGACAAAATCCATGACAAAAGACGGCTATTTTCGCACAGGCGACATCGGCGTGATGGACGATGATGGTTTCATTAAAATCGTTGATCGCAAAAAAGACATGATTTTGGTATCGGGGTTTAATGTCTATCCCAACGAAGTAGAAGAGTGTATCGCAGGTCATGCCAAAGTCTTGGAATGTGGCGTGATTGGTGTAGATGACAGCCACAGTGGCGAAGCGGTCAAGGTGTTCATCGTGAAAAAAGACAGCAGTCTGACCGAAGAAGAGATTAAGGCATGGGCAAAAGAGCATCTGACTGGCTATAAACGCCCAAGATTTATTGAGTTTATTGATGAATTGCCAAAATCTAATGTTGGCAAAATTTTAAGAAAAGATTTGCGTGTGCTTGAAGATAGCAAGCAACAAGGCGGTCAATAA
- a CDS encoding TSUP family transporter encodes MKFELWLIPLFIIASVLHGIAGMGFPLITIGALSGYGLTYAIILVLVPTAVLNLVAWLGGDGGICHNFCFYLKKYLPLVMLSVLGSAMGAYLLLVVNSAYLMLALSVVVLWYAITSLLGKKIVLPNTTASLIIMALIAGVVGGATNAMSSVLLMYLLSMTDDKMTIIKVGNLCYFVNKLVQVIVLKDIIMTVPMATWGVIGLLTVLSVVGILVGGRVGGYLPTDKFRLLILLILLLLGIKVGWQGINMLLI; translated from the coding sequence ATGAAATTTGAACTTTGGCTCATTCCTTTATTTATCATCGCAAGTGTGCTACACGGCATTGCAGGCATGGGATTTCCGCTCATCACCATTGGGGCGTTGAGTGGGTATGGGCTGACCTATGCCATCATCTTGGTCTTGGTGCCAACCGCTGTACTTAATCTCGTCGCATGGCTTGGTGGCGATGGCGGTATTTGTCATAATTTTTGCTTTTATCTTAAAAAATACCTACCCTTAGTCATGCTCTCGGTACTCGGCTCGGCGATGGGGGCGTATCTGCTTTTGGTGGTTAATTCGGCGTATCTGATGCTTGCTTTGAGTGTCGTGGTGCTGTGGTATGCCATCACAAGCCTTTTGGGTAAAAAGATTGTCCTGCCAAATACGACTGCATCGCTAATTATCATGGCGTTAATTGCAGGCGTGGTGGGCGGTGCGACCAATGCCATGTCGTCTGTGCTACTGATGTATCTATTGTCCATGACGGACGATAAGATGACGATCATTAAGGTGGGTAATCTGTGTTACTTTGTCAATAAACTTGTGCAAGTGATTGTATTAAAAGATATTATTATGACCGTGCCAATGGCGACGTGGGGTGTGATTGGTCTTTTGACGGTGCTGTCGGTTGTGGGGATTTTGGTGGGTGGGCGTGTGGGCGGATATTTACCAACGGACAAATTTCGCTTGCTGATTTTGCTGATTTTATTGTTGCTTGGTATCAAAGTCGGCTGGCAGGGCATCAATATGTTATTGATATAA
- the coaBC gene encoding bifunctional phosphopantothenoylcysteine decarboxylase/phosphopantothenate--cysteine ligase CoaBC, which produces MLSLSMKNANILLAITGGISAYKSAILARLLIKAGCDVRVMMTDGACEFITPLTLQALTGHEVHTDLLDETAERGMGHIELAKWADLLVIAPASANTIAKLAMGLADNLVSTVALATTAPILVAPAMNQAMYHHAIVQNNLDTLIKFGHHIIMPASGEQACGDMGVGRLPEPEDLCERILDFVSSKQSPPLLLADKKVVITAGATVEPIDPVRFLSNHSTGKMGFALARACVRAGADVTIIVGKSVQLPTPIGITRLNVGTADEMLTACQGAMTDDGDTIFIATAAVADYKVANVATQKIKKVDGQDSLTLELIKNPDILATISQNFPHAIMVGFAAETFDTENYAKGKLVAKNLDMIAVNDVSDQSIGFGSDDNAMTVFFAKQYEQDKVVLSKASKDNIAQQLVACVGQVLAHRATAQDER; this is translated from the coding sequence ATGTTAAGCCTATCCATGAAAAACGCCAATATCTTGCTTGCCATCACAGGCGGTATCTCTGCCTACAAATCTGCCATTCTTGCTCGCCTACTCATCAAAGCTGGGTGCGATGTGCGTGTGATGATGACTGATGGGGCGTGTGAATTTATCACGCCGTTGACGTTGCAGGCATTGACAGGGCATGAAGTACATACCGATTTACTTGATGAGACTGCTGAGCGTGGCATGGGGCATATCGAGCTTGCCAAATGGGCGGATTTATTGGTGATTGCCCCAGCGTCTGCCAATACCATCGCCAAACTCGCTATGGGCTTGGCGGATAATCTTGTGAGTACCGTCGCCCTTGCCACGACTGCCCCCATCTTGGTTGCCCCTGCCATGAACCAAGCGATGTACCATCACGCAATCGTACAAAATAATCTAGACACGCTCATCAAGTTTGGACATCACATCATCATGCCTGCCAGTGGCGAGCAGGCGTGTGGGGATATGGGGGTGGGGCGATTGCCTGAGCCAGAAGACTTGTGCGAGCGGATTTTGGATTTTGTCAGCTCAAAGCAGTCGCCACCCCTTCTTCTTGCCGATAAAAAAGTCGTCATTACCGCAGGGGCAACGGTTGAGCCGATAGACCCTGTGCGGTTTTTGTCCAATCATTCCACAGGCAAAATGGGCTTTGCTTTGGCTCGTGCGTGCGTGCGTGCAGGGGCAGATGTTACCATCATTGTAGGCAAATCGGTACAACTGCCCACACCCATTGGCATAACACGCCTAAATGTCGGTACGGCAGATGAGATGCTCACCGCTTGTCAAGGTGCGATGACGGACGACGGCGACACCATTTTTATTGCAACTGCCGCTGTGGCAGATTATAAAGTTGCCAATGTCGCTACCCAAAAAATCAAAAAAGTAGACGGACAAGACAGCTTGACACTTGAACTGATTAAAAATCCTGATATTTTAGCCACCATCAGTCAAAATTTCCCCCACGCCATCATGGTGGGCTTTGCTGCTGAGACTTTTGATACAGAAAATTATGCCAAAGGCAAACTTGTCGCCAAAAACTTAGACATGATAGCCGTCAATGACGTATCAGACCAATCCATCGGTTTTGGCAGTGATGATAACGCCATGACGGTGTTTTTTGCCAAGCAATATGAACAAGATAAGGTGGTGCTATCTAAGGCGAGTAAGGATAATATCGCACAGCAACTGGTGGCGTGCGTGGGGCAGGTATTGGCTCATCGGGCAACAGCACAAGACGAAAGATAA
- a CDS encoding TSUP family transporter, with protein MDLSFTFNIIVMLFFVALFAGFIDAMAGGGGLLTIPALLLTGMNPVATLATNKLQACAGSLSASVAMIKKGLVHPKMMKTALMMAFIGSAVGTILVQLSPPDFLRKALPFVIAGVGIYTLFSPNLGKLESTPRMSQAVYEKTVAPLVGFYDGYFGPGTGTFFSLSQVVLRGRELVAATARAKLLNFATNIASLIFFILGGQVVWVVGFVMMAGQVIGAYLGSHLVVKGGAKFIRPVIVVMCFAMVGKLVWG; from the coding sequence ATGGATTTGTCTTTTACGTTTAATATCATTGTCATGCTCTTTTTTGTGGCGTTATTTGCAGGATTTATTGATGCGATGGCAGGCGGTGGCGGACTGTTGACGATACCTGCACTGCTACTGACAGGCATGAACCCTGTGGCAACCCTGGCAACCAATAAACTACAAGCCTGTGCAGGGTCGCTCTCAGCAAGTGTCGCCATGATAAAAAAAGGATTGGTTCACCCCAAGATGATGAAAACTGCTTTGATGATGGCGTTCATCGGTTCTGCGGTGGGGACGATTTTGGTGCAATTATCGCCCCCTGATTTTTTGCGTAAAGCCTTGCCCTTTGTCATAGCAGGGGTGGGGATTTATACCTTATTTAGCCCAAATCTTGGCAAATTAGAAAGCACGCCACGCATGAGCCAAGCGGTTTATGAAAAAACAGTCGCTCCCCTTGTCGGCTTTTATGATGGGTATTTTGGACCGGGGACAGGGACGTTTTTTAGTTTATCACAAGTTGTCTTGCGTGGGCGAGAGTTGGTGGCTGCCACAGCAAGGGCGAAGCTCTTAAATTTTGCCACCAATATTGCAAGCTTGATTTTCTTTATTTTGGGCGGGCAAGTGGTGTGGGTTGTTGGGTTTGTTATGATGGCAGGGCAGGTCATTGGGGCGTATCTTGGCAGTCATTTGGTGGTCAAAGGTGGGGCGAAATTTATCCGCCCTGTGATTGTGGTGATGTGCTTTGCGATGGTGGGGAAATTGGTGTGGGGCTAG